From a single Brassica oleracea var. oleracea cultivar TO1000 chromosome C5, BOL, whole genome shotgun sequence genomic region:
- the LOC106343230 gene encoding ferredoxin--NADP reductase, root isozyme 2, chloroplastic, translating to MSHSAVSQAAAVSVSIGNERSLTRSVFKHNNSISFNTKPWSSSLALTQKTSTIRDAKRYSNTTICMSVQQASSSKVNVSPIELEDPTDPPLNLYKPKDSYTAKIVSVERVVGPKAPGETCHIVIDHEGNLPYWEGQSYGVIPPGENPKKPGAPHNVRLYSIASTRYGDFFDGKTASLCVRRAVYYDPETGKEDPSKNGVCSNFLCDSKPGDKIQITGPSGKVMLLPENDPNATHIMVATGTGVAPYRGYLRRLFMENVPNYKFGGLAWLFLGVANTDSLLYDDEFSKYLKDHPDNFRFDKALSREEKNKKGGKMYVQDKIEEYSDEIFKLLDNGAHIYFCGLKGMMPGIQDTLKRVAEERGESWDAKLSQLRKNKQWHVEVY from the exons ATGTCTCACTCTGCTGTTTCTCAG GCTGCTGCTGTCTCTGTTTCAATCGGTAACGAACGCTCTCTTACAAGATCTGTCTTCAAG CATAACAATAGCATCAGCTTCAACACCAAGCCATGGTCATCTTCCTTGGCGTTGACCCAGAAAACAAGTACCATAAGAGATGCAAAACGGTACTCGAACACAACAATATGCATGTCGGTCCAACAAGCAAGTAGCTCCAAGGTTAATGTCTCTCCTATAGAGTTGGAAGACCCCACTGATCCTCCTTTGAACTTGTACAAACCCAAAGATTCTTACACAGCTAAGATTGTCTCCGTGGAGCGAGTCGTTGGCCCCAAAGCTCCAGGAGAAACTTGTCATATCGTGATCGATCATGAAGGCAACCTTCCTTACTGGGAAGGACAGAGTTACGGTGTCATCCCTCCC GGTGAGAACCCGAAGAAACCAGGAGCTCCACACAATGTGCGCCTTTACTCTATTGCATCAACGAGGTATGGAGACTTCTTTGACGGTAAAACAGCGAGTTTGTGTGTACGCAGAGCTGTTTACTACGACCCCGAGACTGGTAAAGAAGACCCTTCAAAGAACGGAGTCTGCAGCAACTTCCTATGTGATTCAAAACCCGGAGACAAGATTCAAATCACAGGTCCATCCGGGAAAGTAATGCTATTACCAGAGAACGATCCAAACGCGACGCACATAATGGTAGCCACGGGAACAGGAGTGGCTCCATACAGAGGCTACCTACGTCGACTGTTCATGGAAAACGTCCCAAACTACAAATTTGGCGGCTTAGCCTGGCTCTTCTTAGGCGTGGCCAACACCGACAGCCTTCTCTACGATGATGAGTTCAGCAAGTACTTGAAAGACCACCCGGATAACTTTAGGTTCGACAAGGCGTTGAGCAGAGAAGAGAAGAACAAGAAAGGTGGGAAGATGTACGTGCAGGACAAGATTGAAGAGTATAGCGATGAGATCTTCAAGCTTCTGGATAACGGAGCTCATATTTACTTTTGTGGGCTTAAAGGAATGATGCCTGGGATTCAAGATACGCTTAAACGAGTTGCGGAGGAGAGAGGTGAGAGCTGGGACGCCAAGCTTTCTCAGCTCAGGAAGAACAAGCAGTGGCACGTGGAAGTGTATTAA